The sequence GTCGCGCTCACCAGCACTGGAGCCGCAGAACGGACGACGACCGGTGCGTCGCCGAGCGTGAGATTCGTCAGATCGCCGGTGAGCGTGCCGGCCACGCCATCGAACGTCAACGCCGTCATCTCGCGCGTGGCGGTGCCGATCGAAAGTTCGAGCGGCGCAGTGCCGCTGATCTGCACGCGCGCAATCGTTTGGCCGGAGTAAAGGCGCACGCGGATCACTTGCGGCAGCGGCGCAGGCGTATGGGTGGCCGCGAGCGCGCGTCCGGCCCCAAGAGCTGCCATAGCGACGCCGCCTGCGATGAAATGACGCCGCGTCGATCGGTGCACGGTGCGCTCACCTTGCGCTTCGCGCCGACGGGTTCCTCGCGGATGCGCGACCGTGCGAGGCCGGCCGCAGCCGCCTACCGAAAAGGCGGCGCATGATCATACACATGCTCGTACCGCTCGTGCTCGCCGCAGTCACCGCAATGCCGGCGTCGCCGGCCGCGCCTGCGTTCCAGGCAAGCGGCCCATACACCAAAGCGCCCGGCATGGGCATCCACATCGGCACGCTCCCGCCCGGCGCGAATGATGCCATTACCGACGTCGCAGGCGTGCGCGTCGGCCAGGTCACGCATATCGAGGGCCAGGGCAGGCTTGCGCCCGGCATCGGCCCGATCCGCACGGGCGTCACCGCGATCATTCCGCGCACCGACATATGGCACAAGCGCATGTACGCCGCCGCGTGGCCGCTCAACGGCAACGGCGAGATGACCGGGAGCCTGTGGATCAATGAGTCGGGCTGGCTCGAGGTGCCCATCGTGCTGACCGACACGCTCTCGGTGGGCCGAGTCGACGACGGCGTCATCTCGTGGATGATCAAGCAGTACCCGGGCATCGGCAACACCGAGGACGTGCCCCTGCCGGTCGTTGCCGAGGTCAACGACGCGTTTCTCAACGACCAGGCCGGACGGCACAACACGCCGGCCGACGTCATGCGTGCGCTGGATGAAGCCACGTCCGGACCGGTCGCCCAAGGCGGCGTCGGAGCGGGCACCGGCGCGGTCGCGCTCGCGTTCAAAGGGGGGATCGGTACGGCGTCGCGCGTCGTATCGGTTGCCGACGGCGGCTACACCGTCGGCGTGCTGGTCAACATCAACACCTATGGGCGGCGTCAGGATTTCGCCATCGACGGCGTCCCCGTCGGCGCTGAGATCAAAGACCTCCAGCCGGTCGAGCCGCATCCGACCGAGGGGTCGATCATCATGATCGTCGCAACTGACGCGCCGCTGCTGCACGATCAACTGCTCGAGATCTGCAAGCGCGCCGCGCTCGGCTATGCGCGCACCGGCGGCGACTCTCGCGAAGGCAGCGGCGATCTCATCCTCGCATTCTCCACCGCCGACGTCGTGCCGTATGGCGAGAAGGCGCTGACCTACACGCCGACCGCGTTCGATCGGGGCAATATCAACCCGCTGTTCATCGCGACGATCGAAGCGACCGACGAAGCGATCGTTAACGCGCTCCTCTCCGCGCAGACGATGACCGGCCGCGACGGCAACACGGTGTATGCGCTGCCGCACGATCGCGTGCTGGAGATCATGCGCCGTTACGGGCGCTAGGCGCAGACGTGGCATGGCGGCCGGTCTGTTCGACCGGCGTGACGGAAGTCGAGGGCAAGCGGCTGCGCGCGGCATGGACCAGCGCCGGCGTCGCGTTCGTGGACGACGCCACGCCCACCGCGAAGCGCTTGATGGCGAAACGTCTCAAGATGCAGCTCGTCGAAGCGCCGGTGCCCGCACGCATCCGAGCCGCGCTGGTGAAGTCGGCCAAACGCCCCGGCGGCGACGACGTGCCGATCGACTTGAGCTGGGCGCGCGACTACGAACGCGACGTGCTCCTCGCTGCGCGCACGATCCCGTGGGGGGAGACGCGACCGTATTCGTGGCTAGCTCGCGAGGCACGCCGGCCGCGCGCCGTGCGAGCCGCCGCGAGTGCCATCTCGCGCAATCCGCTGTGGTTTCTCGTGCCGTGGCATCGGGTCGTATATAAGGATAGCGCGGGCAAAAAGGCCAGCACCGCATTCGCAAAGCGGAAGCAGTGGCTGCTCGAGCGCGAGCAAAGGGCCCCGAAGTCCTAAGGTCAGCCTGCCGCGCGAGGCCGCATCACGAAGAGCACGATGGCGAGGGCCGCTCGGGCTATCGCGCTCCATAGGATCAGATGGTGCGGGAACATCCGATCCGCATTTCCTACGATGATTTCGTAGGTCTCCAGCGCCACGACCAACACCAACGTGACGATGAGCGCGTCGATGATCCCCACATAGCGCACGGGATCGCGAGAGGCGCACCACGTCATGTAGCTCAACCCTAAGACGACCGTCCCAATGGCTTTGATCAAGAAGCCCACCGACTCTGCGCCCGGTCCGGTTGGGATGGCATACGCTCCGGCAAGCCAGTTAGTGGCGAAGATGAGGAGCAGGCCGGCGAGCGCGACCCACACCGCCAGGACGGCGAGAAACATTCGAAGTGCCGCGTACGAGCCCGAAGGGGTTGAAGCAATGGACGCGCTCATGCGATGATCTCCTCTTGCGTACCGTGCAGCGCCTGCTGCATCGCTGCTCGCAGCTCGGTCAAGCCGGCGCCTGTCTTTGCTGAGACGGCGACGCCGTCGCCCGGCGGTGCGACCGGCACGAGATCGCTCTTGTTCCACGCGATGACTACAGGTTTGCCGCCGGCACCCAACTGCACCAGCAGCGCTTCGACCGCCTCGCGCTGGCGGCGCCAGAACGGGTTGCTCACGTCGATGACGTGCACCAGCAGCGTCGCGTCCGTGACTTCTTCGAGCGTCGCCGCAAAGGCGGCCACAAGCTCTTTGGGCAGGTCGGTGATGAACCCGACCGTGTCGGCGAGGATCGCCTCAGAGCCATCGAGACGCACTTTGCGCAGCGTGGGATCGAGCGTCGCGAAAGGCTGATCGGCGACGAACGCGTCAGCCCCCGTCAGCGTGTTGAGCAACGACGATTTGCCGGCGTTCGTGTAGCCCACCAGCGCGATGACCGGCGTGCCCTCGCGCGTGCGGCGCTGCTCGCGCCGGCGCTTGCGCACGTCTCCGAGCTGGCCCTCGAGATGCGAGATGCGCAGGCGGATGCGCCGGCGGTCGACCTCGAGCTTGGTCTCGCCGGGTCCGCGCGTGCCGATGCCGCCGCCAAGACGGGAGAGCGCATCACGGGCGCCGATCAGATTGGCGGCGCGGTGGCGCAGCTGCGCAAGCTCGACCTGCAGTTTGCCTTCCGCGGTGCGCGCGTGGCGCGCGAAGATGTCGAGGATGACGACGTTGCGGTCGATGACAAACGCATCGGCGCCCACGATCTTCTCCAAGGCCGTGCGCTGGCGCGGGCGCAGGGCGTTGAGCAGCACGATGCCGTCGGCATTTTTCTCACGCACGAGGGCCGCGAGCTCGTCGGCTTTTCCGGCTCCGACCAATGTGGACGGATCGACCTTCGGGCGGCGCTGGATGACGCGCGCGACCACGTGCGTCCCTGCGGCGCGAGCAAGCGCGACCAGCTCGTCAAGCTCGACGTCGAACAGCGCGTGATCGTCGCCCGTGTCGACGCCGGCGATGATGACGCGCTCGGGGCCGGCTTGGGTTGAATGAAGCATCAGCCCCTCGATATACGACGCGAGCGGCTCGAAAGCCGCCCGCGGGGGTCTTGTGCTAGGAGACCGCGGTCAAGGGCGGCGCACCCTTGCGCAGTCCAAACGGATGATCTGCGACCGGTGTCAGCGGCGTGAAACGCAGCTGATTCTGATATGTCGAGACGAGCAGTTCGATGCCCCCGTGCACGCTGTTCTCCTCAGTGACGCACTTGGAGAGCTTCTTGAGCATGTAGGCCTCGAGGTTGCCGAGCGCGTGCTGCCAGTAGGGATCTTTGGTGAGCTTGGAACCGTCGAAACGATCTTTGTCGACGAGCCAAACAAAAACCGGCTCGCTGCCTTCCCGGAACCCCAGTACGAAGAGGGGTGTTGGCTGCGCTGCCGGCTCGGTGTCGGGGTAGAACGAGCACGTGGTATAGAATTCGAGCAGAACGTGTTCGGGCTCGATCGGTTTACTCACGAACGCCTCCTGTATCGGTCGCTGCTTCGTCGACCGGAGCGAGTCGGACGCGGCGCTAGTGCGGGGTTGGTCCGTTCTCGCGGGTTTCGGCGCAGCGGCAAAGCGGTCCCTGTAGCCGACGCATTTGATGGCTGCGTTCGGGGAGGACTGCGCGCGTCCCACGGCGCAAACCGCCCGGGGGCCGAGTTCTCTAGAAGTCAGGCTCGAAAGCATGACCGTGCCGTCGCCGTACTTCATCCAAGTCTCGGATACGCATCTCTTCGAAGACGCGGCGACCAAGCTATGGGACGTCGCGCCCGACCAGGCGCTTGACGCAGCGATCGAGTCGCTCTCCAAGCTCGACGGCACGCCCAGCTTCATCCTAGTGACCGGCGACTGCTCGGCCGATGGGACCGAGGCGTCGTACCTGCGCCTGGCCGGCAAGTTGCAGCGTCTGGGCGCTCCCGTCTATTATTTGCCCGGCAATCACGACGACGCAGGCCGCATGGCTCGTCTTCTGGCGGGCCGCAGCATCGCCTCGGGCGACAAGCTGGTACAGGATTTCGAATCGCAAGGCTGGCGTTTTCTGCTGCTGGACAGCTCGGTACCCGGCCAGGACTGGGGAGCGCTCGGCAGCGAGCAGATCGAGTGGCTGCGCGACGCGCTGACCCAACAACCATCCATGCCCACGATGGTGGTCGTGCACCACAATCCCGTGCCGGTCGGCTCCGCATGGCTCGATACGATGACGATCGCCGATGCCGACGAGCTGTTGCCGGTGCTCGATGCCGCGCCGCAGGTGCGTGCCGTGCTCTACGGACACGTCCATCAGGAATCGAGCGAGCAGCGCGGCGACGCGAGGTACATGAGCGCTCCCTCGACTTTCTTCCAGTTCAAGCCCAAGGCCCAGACCTTCGACTCAGACTCGGTGCCATCCGGAGCGCGGATCGTTCACCTGGAGCCAGACGGGTTCTCGACCGCGGTGTTGCGCTTCGGCCAGCCGTTGCCCCCGCTCGTATAGGCTAGGGCCTTTGCAGCGCCAGTTCCCAGTCGCCGTCGTCGGCGATGATGATCTCATCCGCCTCGACGTGGGCGCCGCGCGGACGCTGCGTGAGCGTGCATAGCTTGCCCGCGATCTCGATCGTGCCGCGCGCCCCGGGCCCCAACGCGAGACCGGTCACCAGCGGCGCTGCCAGCGCTGCGGCCGAGTACGAGGCGCGGATGCGGAAATGCCGCTCGACTGATTTGGCCATGGTCGGGTCAGCGATGCGCATGACGATCGGCAGGTCAGGCGCGTAGGCGAGCGCGGTCAAGGCCACTTCGAGATTCGCACTGTCGCTATCCGTCACCGCCAACAGCGCCGCCGCATGCGCGACGCGAGTCATCTCCTGTGCGCCCTCGCTCGTCGCATCGGCGGTCATCACATGCGCGCCGAGCGCGCGCACGTCATCCGCCAGCGCCTCATTCGGATTGCGGTCGATGACCGCGACGCGATAGCCCGCGTGCAGCAGATACTGGGTCACGCGTGCGCCGACGTTGCCGAAGCCGCACACCACGATGTGCCCGCGGCCGGTGACCGGGTGGCGGCCCCGCGCAAACTCGAGCGAGCGGCGGGTGATGGTGGCGGTCAGATACGCAAGCAGCGTGCCGGTGATGGCGATGCCGCCGGCCATGACCAGCATACCGACCGCTTTTGCCATGTCGTCGCTGTGCAGCAGGGAGATGTCGCCGAAACCGGTGGTCGTCGCTGTTGTGATGACGAAGTAGAACGCATCGAACATCCGCAATCCGAGCTTGGTGTGGAAGAAGATCGTGGCGAACACCAGCAGCCCTGCGAGGGCCGCGTACATCGAGACCAACACCGGGTCATAGCGTCGCCGTATCAGCCGCTGCCAGAAGGTCTCGCGCGGGCGCACGACCAGCGAGCGTTGCGTCGAGGCCTCGGCCGCAGACCTGGGCGCGTGCTCAAGCAAACTCGCGAACGTCACGGTCGCACCTTCTGGTATCGTCTCCTCGTCCGGCGGGAAGGCGCGCTGGTCGATCGCCAGCACCTGCCAATGCCGAGCAGCTTGCACCGCGCCGACCGAGCGGCCGGCGCAGTCCAGCTTGGCGCTGTCGGCGCGGCAGAAGGTGAGCAGGTGTTCGGAGTAGCGCGGGAACTCGATCGCCTGATAGACGCTCGGGTTGAGGCACGACGCGGCAAAGGTGGCCGCTGAAAACGTCTCCGGGCTGACCGCTTCGCTGTTGTCCAGGTTATTGACGATCTTGCGGCCGAGCCAGCGGTTGAATTGGCGCAGCACGATGCGGATGCGCGGATTGAGATCGCGCGCGGCGAGCACGACGCGCAGGTTGAGCTGGTCGTCCGAAGTGATGGCGAGAATGGTGCCCGCGACGCGCACGCCGGCCTGCGAGAGCACCGCCGGGCGGCGCGCATCGCCGAAGACGTTGGAGATCAAAGGATCGCTGATCTCGACGTCGTGCTCGCGGCCGGGCCATACCGCGCTGACGCGTCTGCCGGCGCGCGCAAGGCCTCGGCATACTTCGATGCCGAGCTCGTCATGACCGAGCACGACGATGACGTCCACCGTGCCGCCCGCCTCTTGCGGGGTTAAGCCCGAACCGGCGTGCTCGGTCGGGGCGATCTGCGCGGCTTCACTCAAGGTTTCGCTCAAGGGCGGACCTCCGCGGGCTTAGGTTTCGGCGTCTGCGCGAGGCGTCCCGTTCCTCCAGATTCTGGATTTGCCAGCCCGAACTGCCGATATGGCAATAGGGACCCTACGAACCCGTGAGCATTGGCATGGCCGGGGGTGTTTAAGTGCCGAGATCAAGGCGCTGGACCACGGAAATCGGTCCGCAAGAGCCGTCGTCGCAATTCAGCAGAGGTACCACTAAGTGGGAGCCGACGCTCGCATTTCCCAAGAGCGGCGCGCACCGTGCGACGATCGGCGATCGGCTCTTCGCAGAGGTCCATATCGACATCAAGATCCAGCAAGAGCGCGGCGCCAGCCACGACGGCTTCGACGGCACCACGACGCGCTCGGTCCAGCCGTTCATCGAAAGCATCGTCTACGATTATCTCGGCGTCGAGAACGAACGCACGCTGGTCGTGCGCGAAACCTCGCGCCAAGGCGAGCGTATCGACCGCGCCACGCTGTACGTCCGTCTTGCCGCTGATGGCCCGACGAAGATCCGCTTCGCATCGGGTGTGGTCAGCGTGATCGTCGACGACGAGCAAGTCGCGATCGTGCGCTGGCTCGGGCCGTAGGAATTCCGGCCTACTAGAACAAACGTTCGATATAGATGGCGTTGCTCACCGCCCTCGGGGGCTTGCTCACCGTCCTGCTCTCCATCACGCCGGCCTTGCCGGATACGCTCGTGTCGATTTACAATCGCGCCGCGGCCATGAACGCGGCCCTTTTCTTTGCCGCGCCGGACAAGACGACATATGTCAGCACCGGCGACATCGACGCGATGTGGCTGCGCGACTCGAGCATCCAGACGCGCTCCATCCTGCACGACCGGCGCCTGGCGCGCGGCGTCATCGCGCGTCAGGAACGGCTCATCGTCATCGACCCGTATGCCAACGCGTTCTCGCGCGGCTATCTGCCGATCGAGCGCAAGTTCGAGATCGATTCGCTGTGCTACCCGGTGCTCTTGGCGGACGATTACGGGCGCGCGGCAAGCGATCGCGGTATCTACGATCATCCGTTGCTGCTGGAGATGCGCGCGGTGTTGCACACCCTCGAGGTCGAGCAACACCACGCGACGATGTCGTCCTACCATCACAACGAGCACCCGATCGACCCGACTATCGGCCTCGTCTGGAGCGCATATCGGCCAAGCGATGAGGCGCAGTCGTATAACTACAACATTCCGGAGAACATGCTGGCGTCGGTCACGCTGCGCACCATCGCGCGGCTCATGCGCGACTTCTACGCCGACCCGCAAGAAGCGCGCAGGGCGGACGGGATCGCAGACCGGATCGACGATGCGCTCGCCCACAAGGCCGTCTTCAACACGATGGTGGGGCGCATCTACGCCTATGAGATCGATGGCCGCGGCCACGCGAAGTTCATGGACGACGCGAACACCCCGAGTCTGCTTTCGGTGCCGCTGTTCGGCTATCGAGTGGATCCTGGCGTCTACGCGACTACGCGACGCTTCATCTTGAGCAGCGCAGACCCGTATTACTACCGCGGCAGATTCGCGTCGGGCATCGGCAGTTCGCACACGCCCGGCAATTACGTCTGGCCGCTCAGTTTGGTGGTCGAGTACCGGACGGCCACGGACAATACGGAACGTCGACTGGTGGTCGCAGCGCTTGCCGCCTCGAGCGCCGGCGACGGCGCGCTGCACGAGTCGTTCGACGTGAACGATCCACGCAAGTACACGCGCGAGAGCTTCGGTTGGGTCAACGCGCTTTTCGAACAGACTTTCAAGAAATAGAGCACTCACCCGACGGGATGGAGCGGTCGAATTTATTCGACCGTCACGAACGGTAGCCGGTCGGCAGGTTGATCGAGGCCGGCAGGTTCGAGGGCGTCCCGGCAAAGCCCGACGGCCATGCGCTTGCGCGGATCTTCCCGCTCAACATGTCGTGCCATGCCGCGGATATCGTCGGGGCGAGCGTGACGATCGCGTGCGTGCCGGCAGGCACCACGTACAGCCCGGTGGGCACGCCGACGCTATTCAAGTAGATCGCGGTGTTCTGCGGATAGGTCGTGGGGATGCTCTCGTCGGCCGTGCCCGTGATGACGTAGACCCGCGTGTGCTGGAATGCGGCGCGGACCAATTCGATCTCGCTGCCTAAGGCCGCGCCGGCGATCGCCATCACGGCGTTCCAGCGGGCCGGGTACTGCCGGCCGATCTTGAAGACGGAAAAGCCGCCCATCGAGTAGCCGACCAAGTACACGCGCTTGGGCGCGACGTGGTATGCTGCCGCCACCTCGTCAGTGACCTGGTAGACCTCGTCGTCGGCAGGCGAGGCGAAATCGTATATGCCGCGGCCGTATGGCGCGGCCACGATCACGCCGCTGTCATCGGCGAACTGGCGGAAGAAGCGGCTTGCGAGGATCTCGGAATCGTACTGAGGATTGCCGTGCAGCAGCACGACGAGCGTCGGCTCGGTGGCGAGATGCGGGGGCACGTACAGCGTGAACGGCGCCAGCATGCCGTCCTTGCGCGAGACGATAAGCCGTTCGGCTAGGCCCTGCACTCCCGCGATCGGCGCCGAAACGCCCACTACTTGCGCCACGATGCTGGCGTCGAGATGCGCCTGCATCGCGACCCGCGTGCT is a genomic window of Candidatus Eremiobacteraceae bacterium containing:
- a CDS encoding P1 family peptidase, coding for MIIHMLVPLVLAAVTAMPASPAAPAFQASGPYTKAPGMGIHIGTLPPGANDAITDVAGVRVGQVTHIEGQGRLAPGIGPIRTGVTAIIPRTDIWHKRMYAAAWPLNGNGEMTGSLWINESGWLEVPIVLTDTLSVGRVDDGVISWMIKQYPGIGNTEDVPLPVVAEVNDAFLNDQAGRHNTPADVMRALDEATSGPVAQGGVGAGTGAVALAFKGGIGTASRVVSVADGGYTVGVLVNINTYGRRQDFAIDGVPVGAEIKDLQPVEPHPTEGSIIMIVATDAPLLHDQLLEICKRAALGYARTGGDSREGSGDLILAFSTADVVPYGEKALTYTPTAFDRGNINPLFIATIEATDEAIVNALLSAQTMTGRDGNTVYALPHDRVLEIMRRYGR
- a CDS encoding methylated-DNA--[protein]-cysteine S-methyltransferase, which produces MAWRPVCSTGVTEVEGKRLRAAWTSAGVAFVDDATPTAKRLMAKRLKMQLVEAPVPARIRAALVKSAKRPGGDDVPIDLSWARDYERDVLLAARTIPWGETRPYSWLAREARRPRAVRAAASAISRNPLWFLVPWHRVVYKDSAGKKASTAFAKRKQWLLEREQRAPKS
- the hflX gene encoding GTPase HflX, with the protein product MLHSTQAGPERVIIAGVDTGDDHALFDVELDELVALARAAGTHVVARVIQRRPKVDPSTLVGAGKADELAALVREKNADGIVLLNALRPRQRTALEKIVGADAFVIDRNVVILDIFARHARTAEGKLQVELAQLRHRAANLIGARDALSRLGGGIGTRGPGETKLEVDRRRIRLRISHLEGQLGDVRKRRREQRRTREGTPVIALVGYTNAGKSSLLNTLTGADAFVADQPFATLDPTLRKVRLDGSEAILADTVGFITDLPKELVAAFAATLEEVTDATLLVHVIDVSNPFWRRQREAVEALLVQLGAGGKPVVIAWNKSDLVPVAPPGDGVAVSAKTGAGLTELRAAMQQALHGTQEEIIA
- a CDS encoding dienelactone hydrolase family protein → MTRPRPRAWRATTSALALAVCVLAGFSSRGDAAASSPQDELRGALTQLSANYGAVTRKMGPDQAANLEERLDTDLGWMPDATPPPGYSNEQWSTRVAMQAHLDASIVAQVVGVSAPIAGVQGLAERLIVSRKDGMLAPFTLYVPPHLATEPTLVVLLHGNPQYDSEILASRFFRQFADDSGVIVAAPYGRGIYDFASPADDEVYQVTDEVAAAYHVAPKRVYLVGYSMGGFSVFKIGRQYPARWNAVMAIAGAALGSEIELVRAAFQHTRVYVITGTADESIPTTYPQNTAIYLNSVGVPTGLYVVPAGTHAIVTLAPTISAAWHDMLSGKIRASAWPSGFAGTPSNLPASINLPTGYRS
- a CDS encoding NAD-binding protein translates to MSETLSEAAQIAPTEHAGSGLTPQEAGGTVDVIVVLGHDELGIEVCRGLARAGRRVSAVWPGREHDVEISDPLISNVFGDARRPAVLSQAGVRVAGTILAITSDDQLNLRVVLAARDLNPRIRIVLRQFNRWLGRKIVNNLDNSEAVSPETFSAATFAASCLNPSVYQAIEFPRYSEHLLTFCRADSAKLDCAGRSVGAVQAARHWQVLAIDQRAFPPDEETIPEGATVTFASLLEHAPRSAAEASTQRSLVVRPRETFWQRLIRRRYDPVLVSMYAALAGLLVFATIFFHTKLGLRMFDAFYFVITTATTTGFGDISLLHSDDMAKAVGMLVMAGGIAITGTLLAYLTATITRRSLEFARGRHPVTGRGHIVVCGFGNVGARVTQYLLHAGYRVAVIDRNPNEALADDVRALGAHVMTADATSEGAQEMTRVAHAAALLAVTDSDSANLEVALTALAYAPDLPIVMRIADPTMAKSVERHFRIRASYSAAALAAPLVTGLALGPGARGTIEIAGKLCTLTQRPRGAHVEADEIIIADDGDWELALQRP
- a CDS encoding phosphodiesterase; the protein is MTVPSPYFIQVSDTHLFEDAATKLWDVAPDQALDAAIESLSKLDGTPSFILVTGDCSADGTEASYLRLAGKLQRLGAPVYYLPGNHDDAGRMARLLAGRSIASGDKLVQDFESQGWRFLLLDSSVPGQDWGALGSEQIEWLRDALTQQPSMPTMVVVHHNPVPVGSAWLDTMTIADADELLPVLDAAPQVRAVLYGHVHQESSEQRGDARYMSAPSTFFQFKPKAQTFDSDSVPSGARIVHLEPDGFSTAVLRFGQPLPPLV
- a CDS encoding glycoside hydrolase family 125 protein translates to MALLTALGGLLTVLLSITPALPDTLVSIYNRAAAMNAALFFAAPDKTTYVSTGDIDAMWLRDSSIQTRSILHDRRLARGVIARQERLIVIDPYANAFSRGYLPIERKFEIDSLCYPVLLADDYGRAASDRGIYDHPLLLEMRAVLHTLEVEQHHATMSSYHHNEHPIDPTIGLVWSAYRPSDEAQSYNYNIPENMLASVTLRTIARLMRDFYADPQEARRADGIADRIDDALAHKAVFNTMVGRIYAYEIDGRGHAKFMDDANTPSLLSVPLFGYRVDPGVYATTRRFILSSADPYYYRGRFASGIGSSHTPGNYVWPLSLVVEYRTATDNTERRLVVAALAASSAGDGALHESFDVNDPRKYTRESFGWVNALFEQTFKK